In Panicum virgatum strain AP13 chromosome 5K, P.virgatum_v5, whole genome shotgun sequence, the genomic window GACACCCGGCCGGCCAAGGAGAGAGAGCGGGAGAGGGGCAGGGAGGGAGGACTTACGAGGTGAAGTCCCAGCCGCCGGAGGAAGATGCTGGTGGAACGGAAGCGGCAGCCATCGCGGcaccgggcgggcgggcggtatGTGGAATTGAGAGGTCCAGACGCGGCACGCCGTTCGGACGCCTGGGCGCAGCCCTCCAGACGACAGACAAGTATTCGATtcgagggggaggcggcgctcGGAGTTGAGGTCGcgaagccggcggcgaggcgtcgCGTCGGGGCTGGCGGCTGGGAGTGGGGGGAGTCCGCCGGATCGGACTACTGGCTAGGTGGGCCGGGTTAGCGCACGCTCATTTGAGATGGGCATGGGGCCTCATCTTGTTCTGGATGGGCCTATTGTGTCGTAGCACGTGACAGCCCAGCTCGAGGAacgtaggttgatcctgacgaagacattgacgctatagtgtggtgcgccaaatgacgaacaatgatttTAATAATGCACCTATCGTATACTAAAttgatgcgtgaaaatataggtactgtcataattctattgtcttatgctgcaatatcaataaggtactgtcataattctattctaattcataattaatttaaaaacaagtctgtaatagtactcaaattgtaatactaaacgagtgttctaaagcaccaaatctaattcagctaatccgctaattaaattaaattgttatacaatatcaacggattcatacggaagttaccggtagatcacaagtgaaGAAtttggcagagcttcgccgcttttcttctcctcacccctatcttttttctgaatttttaggctcaaatgagaagAGAATAGCGGCAAAggcttatatagggtgggagaaccctgtcgcccgttgggtgggggggcgacaggccccctcccCCGGGCCAGGGCCCTCTttgcaaattccaaaaaaaattatattagggtcctgtcgcccgtggTTTGGGCGACaagaccctgtcgccccccatagggcgacatggggatatttttgaaatatttcaaaacggacatatatttttgaaattttgatttttttttaatataaaaaagaaaaagcgcGACCTGAGGAGCTTCAACCTTCAGGCCCAGCCTGCCTTAAATCACCCAGGACATGACGACTGACGATAACATAGCCGCAATTCAGCATCACCAATTCACCATCGCACAGGAAAAATCACGCCGATTAACTAGTCCCGCGTGGATTGTTGCGAGATGCGACACAGGAAACGAATCCCCGGACGGCGAAGCCTCTTCTCTCGTGTATGCAGAAAGCGATGCCAaaaaaaacgctgaatgatGCTGATGCAAGATAGAAGAAACAGTTATCGATCAAATAGGTTAAGGTTCCCATAAACCATATTTGCCCCCTTGCATTCACAATTTTTTACAAATTCATAAATAAGTTTATTTCTGATGCACCAGCGCACAACTCCTTCCGTTCGCTGGGTTCATTGGACAATTTTCTGTCCACAAGTGAGAGTAGTACAGGAAACGAACAAGTATCACAGTATCAGTAATTCAGTATGCACTCGTAGCAATTGCCCAAATTACATGGATCCCAACAGTATCCTCCTTTGATGGTAATCTGTCAACCAAGAATAACCCACCTAACCACTGAAGATTCTTACAAAAGAATTAGAACCCCAAGCCTTTCACAATCCAGAGCCCCGAGCCATATATCTACATTCTACAATTCCAGGTTCCACCATTTCAGTATCCCTGACGAACTATAACCCCTCATAATCGAAATCAGGTATCCTCGTGTAGTCGTGTATGCATCCAGTAATGTGCCATGCTGCTCTTCACCTGAAGCGCTCTTTTGCTGGCATGGCCCGCTCCCACAAAAATAAATTCCGACACTCAGCCTTCTATCACTCGATTTGCTCGCCGATTAAATCCAGACCAACAACCAAGAATGAGACCCCTTGGAACAGAAGGAAGTAGAAATGTATGCCTTGGACCGAAAGCAGGCTCCGAGCTGCAGCTGTTAAGAGAAGGAAGGAGAGTGCTAGCTCCTTCCTGTATATCCTATTGTGTTTCTTCTTCATGGAGTCCCTTTTTATATGTGCTGACTCCTTTGTTAGGGAatcaaggttgggtgcagatcCCACTCTTTGTTGCTTAGATTGCTTCTCAACAAGGGCAACAAGATCACCCTCAGAAGAACGGCCTGATTTCTTGGTGACAACCCACTCATAGGCGCTCCCAAGTTGGAACAAACCAGAAATCATGGCGTTGAATTTGGTCACTGACATGGTATTCTCAAATAGAAGATAGGGAACAATAAATGGAAAGGATTTGGGGGCTGGGAGGATGTTCAACAAGGACATGGTTGCTGGAATGTAGCACACAATCCAAGCAGGAAGCTCAGCTTCTGGAATAAACATTGTCACGGGAAGGATGATGCAGAAAAGAGTGAAGGAGTAGAAGGGTAAAATAAGTTTGcgaaggagaaagaaaagaaatatcaggttgaatttcttccaaAAACCAATCtgcgaaaaaagaaaaagaaaggtcaGCCACAGTCCAATGATCCAAAATTTGTTACCTAAAAAATGGGAAGAAAACATGCTGATCAAATGCTGAATATAAAATGATATAGACCTGAATCCCAGAAACCAAAGCCAAAGAAATATACACATCCTTAAGTGCTTGAAATGTTAGTGATTATCTTTGTATTAAATGTTATTTTctgtgttcggctggctggtgccgatggctggtgctgattttttgtgagagaaaagtactgctgactggctggtgctggttttgtGTGAgagaaatactgttggctggatgCAGTGAAGATGAAGCGAACAGAGTATTGTGGACAAGCCCAGATTTTATTTTTGCACATAAATTCAATTTAACCAAGATTTACTTGTAGAAAACTAAATAAACTTCACTGCAACATTACATAAGACCAGGAATACAAAAATGACGAACCTCAAGTGGAGCGGGACACAGTAAATCAGAATGTCAAATTGGAAATCTAGTTGCGTGTTAAAACAGAACAAAAGAATAGCCAGCACTGACGCAAGAAATAATCTACCCAAAAGAATTTTTTTGTCTATATCTCTTTTCTGTTTCTTCAACATAATTCAAGGTTTCATTTTCACACAAGGGCTTGAAATTGTGACTTGTGAGGGACCAAAACAAGAATGATGCAAGTTTCAACATAAGGAACCAGTTCAGTCTTGAGAAACTCATTGAGTCCATCATTCTGAATTATCACATTGGTTGTGGTGATACTACGATTTATGAAAAGGGTTCTTAAGAGTTAAAATTTGTTATTATACTGAGCAATCCAAATTTCAGAACATGCATACAAGAAAAGGCCCATACCTTTGATTTAATAATATCCACAAAACAGAGTCTGAACAACTGCATGGGACCAGAATGCCATCGATGTTGCTGCTTTCTATATGCTTCATATGACTCCGGCAATTCACACTGGCACTGAAGGTTAATCGTGTAACAGAATTTTAATTGTAATCACGTCTGAACACAAAATAAAATATCCATAAGGCAGTATAAAATTTATGCAGGTACCTCAACATCATTAAGGAACAGAAACTTCCAGCCTTTGAGGTGTGCTCGGACAGCAATATCCATGTCCTCCACTGTTGTCCTCTCCATCCATCCACCAGAGTCCTCAAGTGCCTTAATTCTCCACACTCCTGCGGTTCcgttgaacccaaagaaattgAGGAAGATCCCATTAACCTGCTGCTCCACCTCAAAGTGGAAGCACAGGTTAATGTTTTGCAGTCTAGTTAACAAGTTTTCATCCTTGTTGACAAAAGACCACCTAGCCTGAACTAATCCAACATCCTCGTTTCCCTGAAAGTCCCACACACAGCTGAGTCAGACAACAGAATGCGCATAGTCATCCttagattaaaaaaaaaatgtaagCAAGATGTCCAACAAACCTTGAAATGGGGCACAGTTCGCTTCAGGAAGTCTGGTTGGGGTTGAAAATCAGCATCAAAGATAACAACAAACTCATAATCTTTTACATAGCTGCAGTTCATGGCTGACTTGAGATTTCCAGCCTTGTAGCCATCACGGATCACACGGTGTCGGTACAATATGCGAACGCCTTCACGTTGCCacttctccacctcctccttAATAAGAGCTGAAGTGGCAGCATCATCAGAATCGTCTAGCACCTGCACCAAGAAGTTTGACCTTGGCCAGTCCAGACTGCAAACAGCACCAATAGATTGCTGGTACACCTGCAAACATATAAATCAAAGGAACGGGAAATTTTGTTAGAATTCAAAAAATAACTGCACACATAGTTGATACTAGTTCCCTGCCTCAAGATTGTTCAAAATGTAATTAATCTTGGCCTCTTCTGAAGTAGTAATTTAGTAAACCGTTAAAAGATGCAAATGTAATAACGATTAATTTTAACAGTTTCCTCCTCCAAGTCTAAGACAAGTACAGCGTGTGGAgctcctgattttttttttcaacttcTCAAATGTGTTTCCTCCTCCAAGTCTAAGACAAGTACAAAGTGTAGTATTTAGAATCCTCCAGCACCCCACCCCAAAAACCGACTTTAATTCTCCCTTGACCACAAGCTCCAATCCCAGAAACGGATCGTTAACAGTAAACCCACCAAACACTTGGATAACAGAAAAAACCTAACCAAAAAATGTCGGTAGCAACCATGTGTCCATGTCGAGTGCTTTCTGGATTTGGGGGTGTTGCCAGAAATCGAAACCGTTTCATTCTATTTCTAAGCATCACTCCAATCCCCAAATGATACCTATAGAACCCTATATTTTGCATTAGTGGCACTAAAGCCAAGATTCCTCAATCTAAACTATCCTGTCCAGTCCGCACAATTGCAGCTTCAGAACCGAATCTTTCGATCTCTGCAACCACTAATGCGGCTAGGGCACTCAACGCCCAATCCCCAAATGCGACGTTGAACACATTCCAACAAAGGAATCAGGCAGAGAATCGAATATTTTGTTTGCTTTTTCCAGCTCACCTCCTTCTCGTTGCACATTGGAATCTGCACGAGCACCATGGGGAActccccggcgccggcctcgACGTCGTCCGAACCTTTGCCGCCGGGCTTGGGCACAGGCTTGATGCCCCTTAGCTTAATCCAGAGGCAGCCGAGGCACAGGAGAAGACGGTCGGCgctctggatcaaaaagagcaCGACGCACGCGTTCGCCAGGAACTGCAGCGCCGGCGCGAGGTACTCGAGGCGGATGCGCACCCAGGATGCGTACCCGGCGGCGAAGAGCCCCTCGAAGGCCAGCAGGTCGGGGACGTCGACAGCGAGGTGCCAGCCCTGGAGGTgcgcggcgacgtcgacggcgagtAGGAGCATGGACAGGAGGAGGAAGGCGCGGAGGAAGCCGTAGAACCTGGTGCGCAGGGCGGGGCTCTCCCcgggaggcgcggcgccggcgtcggcgtcggtcCGCCCAGCCGCCACACgcctccgcgcggcggcggccacggacaGCGCGGCGGACGCGGCGCCCGTGAGCTTCCCCGCGGCGCGGTGCGCCTTGAGCAGCAGCACCCACGTGATCTGGCGCGCGTTCTTCCCGCGCGCCGCcttgccgcccgccgcctccgacTGCGGGACGGCCCAGCCCGGGCTCTCCATCTTCACCACCACCGAcgtcccgccgccaccccgcgcctCCCGCCCCGACCACTGCGCCATTGGCACCTGGGCAGCACAGCCCAACCCC contains:
- the LOC120708165 gene encoding probable xyloglucan glycosyltransferase 1; the encoded protein is MAQWSGREARGGGGTSVVVKMESPGWAVPQSEAAGGKAARGKNARQITWVLLLKAHRAAGKLTGAASAALSVAAAARRRVAAGRTDADAGAAPPGESPALRTRFYGFLRAFLLLSMLLLAVDVAAHLQGWHLAVDVPDLLAFEGLFAAGYASWVRIRLEYLAPALQFLANACVVLFLIQSADRLLLCLGCLWIKLRGIKPVPKPGGKGSDDVEAGAGEFPMVLVQIPMCNEKEVYQQSIGAVCSLDWPRSNFLVQVLDDSDDAATSALIKEEVEKWQREGVRILYRHRVIRDGYKAGNLKSAMNCSYVKDYEFVVIFDADFQPQPDFLKRTVPHFKGNEDVGLVQARWSFVNKDENLLTRLQNINLCFHFEVEQQVNGIFLNFFGFNGTAGVWRIKALEDSGGWMERTTVEDMDIAVRAHLKGWKFLFLNDVECQCELPESYEAYRKQQHRWHSGPMQLFRLCFVDIIKSKIGFWKKFNLIFLFFLLRKLILPFYSFTLFCIILPVTMFIPEAELPAWIVCYIPATMSLLNILPAPKSFPFIVPYLLFENTMSVTKFNAMISGLFQLGSAYEWVVTKKSGRSSEGDLVALVEKQSKQQRVGSAPNLDSLTKESAHIKRDSMKKKHNRIYRKELALSFLLLTAAARSLLSVQGIHFYFLLFQGVSFLVVGLDLIGEQIE